The sequence GTTGCTCCAACTGAAGACAATACCTCCAAAACTAACAATACAACCACAAAACAAAATAATAGTACAAGCAGCTCAAATTCAGATTCCAATTCTACTTTAAGTAATGAAAAGAAAGCTTGGTATTTTATGCCTGTTACTACTCATAAAGCTCCAGCAGGAGCTGAAACTCAAGAATATTTAAGCAAATTTTCTGCTCATTATTTAGGAGATACAAGTAGAAAAGTTATTTACTTAACTTTTGATGAAGGAAATACTCAGTGTTATACTAATCAAATTTTAGATACTCTTAAGAAACATAATGCAAAGGCTACCTTCTTCTTAACCGAACCATATATACTTGCAAATCCTACTATTGTAAAAAGAATAATTGCTGAGGGACACAAAGTTGGAAATCATACCAATAAGCATCTATCAATGCCTACTTTAGCTGGAAATAAAGAAAAGTTCACTGCAGAACTTACAAGCACAAACGATGCTTTTAAGAAACTTACAGGAAGAAATCTAGATCCTTTGTTTAGGTTTCCTATGGGTGAATATTCCGAGAAATCATTACAATATGTAAAAGATTTAGGCTATAATACTTATTTTTGGAGCTTTGCTTATAATGATTATACGCCATCAAAGCCACCAACTTATGAGTATACTAAAAACAGAATTCTTTCTCTAACTCATAATGGAGCTATAATGCTTTTACATGCAAGCTGCAAAACTAATGCAGATGTTTTAGATGAAGTCATCTCAACTTTAGCAAAACAAGGCTATAGTTTTGAATCAGTTTCATAGAAAATATAGCTATAAAAAGCTAGGTAAATCTGTTAACACTAAAAGTGTATGTTCAGATTTACCTAGCCTTATTTTTTCATTTTTTCCATTTCTTTTTTCATTTTTTCAAGCTGCTTTTGCAATTCTTTAACACTAGATACTAACTCTTTCTTTTCATTTTGAGTACAAAACATATTAGAAATATTCTTGTTTGTAGGACTATAAGGTAATCCAGGACCAGATTGTAGATACTGTTGCTGTGCATTATAAGTCAATATCATTTGCCCCACTAGTTCAAGCCAATTTCCAACTGCATTCTGCACATTAAATGGTAACTTTCCAGATAAAGCATCACCTACAAGTGCTCCAATGATAACAAATAAATCTGGATTCAAATCTTGAAATCCACAAGGAATATCAAAGCAACCAGCCTGTTTAAAATATTGCTCGCTAAAATTACAAAAATCATTTTTTGAAAAGGTCATATTTCCCTCTCATCATAAGTACTTTGTATTATTATATTATGCTTAGATTGATATGGTGATATATAATCAATTTTTATATTTAATTCTAAACATAATATCTATTTTCCTTTAAAAAGCTTGAAATCCCCATTTTCAATCTTTATTATGTCTCCATAAAATTCTATATTATCATAATTAACTATAATACCGCTTCCATCACTAACAGCATAGGAAATGCCCTTATTCAATTTTGAACAGTCAATAAATCCACATAATTTATTTTTTATTTGATTCCAATGAGGTATAAAATCAAAGTTCAAAATTCCTAAAGCTTTAAAATTTTCTTCTTCATTCTGTGAAACTAAAAGATTATAACTTTTTGAATTGCAGGATAAAAGAACCCCAGCCTCTCCTTCTGCTATTACTGTCCCACCGTTATTAAAAAATTCCTTCAAAGCCCCATGTAAATCAAATTTTCCTATACTTTTCACCGCTTCTTCCAACTTCACATCAGGAATATGAATATATTTATACTCTAAAATTTTTTTTCGTATTTTATCCCTATCCATATCTTGTATTCTAAGTACATCTAAATAACCTATACCTAAACTTCTGTAATAACTTAACTTTTTATCATATTCTGACTTATTGTATGTTTGTTCAAGAGATAGATATACTATGCTTTCCTTATGTTCTTCCAAATAACCTTTCAATTCTAAATTAAGCTTATTAAATTTATCATCTACTTGTTTGCTAAATAATACTACTCTCATGGCAACCTCCTTATTAATTTTCTTGCTTATTGCTATAAACGAATTTAAAATTAACTATTTATTATCACTAACTATTAATATTGATATATAGAATAAGTTAAATTTATATAATTCTATCACGAATTTTATTTTCATAAATATGGATGCATTATAGATTTAATATTTTAGATTAAAATTTTTTAACAATTGTTAATCAAAAATGAATTATTTTTTCTGCAACTTGCATTTTTCTATTAATAATTTGTCAAATACAAAAATACCCATCAGATTTTATTTTTTTTAATCTGATGGGTATTTTCATCCCTTGAATTATTCTACTTTACCTATGTCAGTTCTATAAACCATGCCTTCAAAGCTTACTTTTTGAAGCTTTTCGTAAGCAACTTTTCTAGCTTCCTCATAGTCTTTTCCAACACCTACTACAGAAAGAACTCTTCCACCTGAAGTAAGTAATTTGCCATTTTTCAAAGTTGCTCCTGCAATTATCACATCATTCTTTACAGATTCATCAATACTAATTTCATAACCTTTTTTATAACTTAGTGGATATCCTTTTGATGCAAGAACAACATTACAACATGCTCCATTCTTCCACTGCACTTCCACATCACTTAATCTTTCATCTAAAGCAGCTTCAATTAACTCAACAAAGTCTGTGTCCATTAAACCTAAAACAGATTGAGTTTCTGGATCTCCCATTCTTACATTATATTCTAAAAGATAACTGCCTTTTTTTGTTATCATAACACCAAAGAAGATTATTCCTTTAAAATCAAAGCCTTCTTTTTGTATTCCATCTAAAGTTCTTGCCATGATATTATCTTTAAAGTCTTGTAAAACTTCATCAGTAACATAAGGGTTTGGAGATATTACTCCCATTCCACCTGTATTAGGACCTTTGCCTCCATCATAAATTTGCTTATGATCCTTGGCAGAGATAAAAGGTATTATAGTTTTTCCATCAGTTATTGATAAAATTGATGCTTCTACACCCACCAAGAATTCTTCAATAACAACTCTCTTACCTGCTCCATTAAAGATATCATCAAGCATAAAATCTGATATAGCTTTCTTTCCTTCTTCTACAGTTTCACAAATACTTACACCCTTACCAGCAGCAAGTCCATCAGCCTTAATAACTATTGGATAATCTACTGTATATAAATAAGCCATTGCTTTTTCAGCATCCTCAAAAACCTCATATGCTGCTGTTTTGACACCATACTTTTTCATAAACTCTTTTGAGAAACTTTTGCTTCCTTCTAACATTGCACCATTCTTGCATGGTCCAAATATTCTTAAGCCTTCAGCCTTAAATGCATCTGAAATTCCTTCAGTAAGTGGATCTTCAGGTCCAACTACAGTTAGCTCTATATTATTTTCTTTTGCAAAAGCTAAAAGTTTATCTATGCCTGTAATTGCTACATTTTCACATTTATCTTCAAGAGCTGTTCCTCCATTTCCTGGAGCCACAAATATTTTTGATACTTTTGAACTTTTGCTAAACTTTCTTGCCATTGCATGTTCTCTTCCACCAGAACCAATAAGTAAAATCTTCATACCTACACCCCCAAATTAGTGTTTAAAATGTCTTAAGCCTGTAAATATCATTGATATACCAAACTTATCGCAATTTTCTATGGATTCATTATCTCTAATTGACCCACCTGGTTGAATTATAGAAGCAACCTTATGTTTTGCACAAGCTTCAACAACATCTCCAAATGGGAAGAAGGCATCAGAAGCTACTACAGCACCTTCTGTATTTGCTCTTTCTAAAGCTTCTTCAGCAGCCCAAATTCTATTAACTTGACCACCTCCAATACCTAGTGTCTTGCCATCCTTAGCTACTACTATAGCATTAGATTTTACATATTTAACAACCTTCATTGCAAATTCTAAATCTCTAATTTCTTTTTCAGATGGAGCTTTCTTAGTAACAGTCTTCATTTCATTTACAAATTCTTTGTCACTTTGTTGTACCAAAAGACCACCATCTACTTTAACAAATTCATGCTTTTCTTTTGGTGCATGGTTGCATCTAATTACTCTTAAATTTTTCTTTGTTTTTAATACTTCTAAAGCATCCGAATCAAATTCTGGAGCAATTACTATTTCTAAAAAGATTTCTGCTAACTTTTCTGCTGTAGCCTTATCAACCTTTTTATTAAATGCTACTATACCACCAAATATAGATACTGGATCACATTCATATGCTTTAATGTAGGCATCATAAACATTTTCACCCAACGCAACACCGCAAGGAGTATTATGCTTTAATCCACAGCAAACTGTGTCTTCTTCCTTAAACTCATTAACAACCTTCCATGCAATGTCCATATCCTTTATGTTGTTATATGATAGTTCCTTACCATTTAATTGTTCTATATTATTCATAGCACCATCTTCAGTAAGAGAACTATAGTATGCAGCAGATTGATGTGAGTTTTCACCGTATCTTAATGACATAACCTTCTTATAAGAAATATTATAATATTCATTATACTCATCTTCCAAAAGGAAGTTTGCAATAGCTCCATCATAAGCACTCATAAGATTAAACACCTTACCAGCTAACTTCTTTCTAAAGTTGAAGGATACATCCCCTGTTTCCTCTATTTGAGCCATTACTTCTTTATAATCATCTTTATCACTAATAACAATTACATCTTGAAAATTCTTAGCAGCAGCCCTAAGCATAGTTGGACCACCGATATCTATAAATTCAACTTTTTCTTGGAATTCTAAATCTTCTTTTA comes from Clostridium sp. TW13 and encodes:
- a CDS encoding polysaccharide deacetylase family protein, translating into MKKVIVLLLILTFSTSVVACNKSNVKQPNETNSAESASEKENNDTPNSNNSENQDTSNDSKTEESIPATSTPNQTTVAPTEDNTSKTNNTTTKQNNSTSSSNSDSNSTLSNEKKAWYFMPVTTHKAPAGAETQEYLSKFSAHYLGDTSRKVIYLTFDEGNTQCYTNQILDTLKKHNAKATFFLTEPYILANPTIVKRIIAEGHKVGNHTNKHLSMPTLAGNKEKFTAELTSTNDAFKKLTGRNLDPLFRFPMGEYSEKSLQYVKDLGYNTYFWSFAYNDYTPSKPPTYEYTKNRILSLTHNGAIMLLHASCKTNADVLDEVISTLAKQGYSFESVS
- the purD gene encoding phosphoribosylamine--glycine ligase: MKILLIGSGGREHAMARKFSKSSKVSKIFVAPGNGGTALEDKCENVAITGIDKLLAFAKENNIELTVVGPEDPLTEGISDAFKAEGLRIFGPCKNGAMLEGSKSFSKEFMKKYGVKTAAYEVFEDAEKAMAYLYTVDYPIVIKADGLAAGKGVSICETVEEGKKAISDFMLDDIFNGAGKRVVIEEFLVGVEASILSITDGKTIIPFISAKDHKQIYDGGKGPNTGGMGVISPNPYVTDEVLQDFKDNIMARTLDGIQKEGFDFKGIIFFGVMITKKGSYLLEYNVRMGDPETQSVLGLMDTDFVELIEAALDERLSDVEVQWKNGACCNVVLASKGYPLSYKKGYEISIDESVKNDVIIAGATLKNGKLLTSGGRVLSVVGVGKDYEEARKVAYEKLQKVSFEGMVYRTDIGKVE
- the purH gene encoding bifunctional phosphoribosylaminoimidazolecarboxamide formyltransferase/IMP cyclohydrolase, with the translated sequence MLKRALISVFYKDGVLEMAKFLQDRGVEIVSTGGTYKHLKENGIKVIDVTEVTNFPEMLDGRVKTLNPYIHGGILAIRDNKEHMETIKEKEITPIDLVIVNLYPFFDKVKEDLEFQEKVEFIDIGGPTMLRAAAKNFQDVIVISDKDDYKEVMAQIEETGDVSFNFRKKLAGKVFNLMSAYDGAIANFLLEDEYNEYYNISYKKVMSLRYGENSHQSAAYYSSLTEDGAMNNIEQLNGKELSYNNIKDMDIAWKVVNEFKEEDTVCCGLKHNTPCGVALGENVYDAYIKAYECDPVSIFGGIVAFNKKVDKATAEKLAEIFLEIVIAPEFDSDALEVLKTKKNLRVIRCNHAPKEKHEFVKVDGGLLVQQSDKEFVNEMKTVTKKAPSEKEIRDLEFAMKVVKYVKSNAIVVAKDGKTLGIGGGQVNRIWAAEEALERANTEGAVVASDAFFPFGDVVEACAKHKVASIIQPGGSIRDNESIENCDKFGISMIFTGLRHFKH